CTAGTCAGTTCTAAATTCTTTCTGGTATTAGCTTCTACTTCCATATAATCATTTATTTCTAATAATTCTAGATTGTTTATATGGCTCAATTTTTGATTATAAAACTTGTATATATAATCAAGCAAGTTTGCAAGAGAAATTATTGAGAGTCTCTTATCTTTAATTTTATTGAAGTTTTCCTTTCCTAGATAAGATATAATAGTAGAAATCCTGTTTTCATAATCCCTAGTGAAATCTATATAATTTAAAAAAATATTTTTGTTTATATTTAAATATTGTTTTATCTCATTGTTTGAGAAATTGCTATTTAGGACTATTTCTGATGGATTGATCTTCTCTATCTGGTCTATTGCTTTTTTTGCAATAAATTTACTCATAGACTTTATTTCAAGACTTACAAGTTTACCTGTACTTATATCACAATAAGCCATTGATAGTCCAAACTCATTTTCAAAAATAGATAAAAGATAATTGTTTTCTTTATTATCTAAAGACTCAATATCTGTCAGAGTTCCAGGAGTTATAACTCTTGTAATTGCTCTTTTTACTAGACCTTTAGCATATTTGGGATCTTCTATTTGGTCGCATAGGGCTACTTTATAACCTTTTTTTACAAGCTTATTAACATAGGTATCAACTACATGGTGTGGAACTCCGCACATAGGTGCTCGTTCATCATGACCACAGTCCTTGCCTGTAAGGGTGAGGGATAAAACTTTAGCCGTAATAATTGCATCATCAAAAAAAGTTTCATAAAAATCCCCTACTCTATATAGTAGTATGGTATCTTTTATATCTCTTTTGACATCTATATAGTGTTTTAGCATTGGTGTTAGATTTTCGTATTTAAATTTATTAGCCAAAGATACCTCCTAATTGTATTTATTGATAATATAAACTATTGTATGTTTATTGTTTTGATGTTTGTAATCCATGTATTGGCACTATCGTTCGTAGTATCAATGATAGCGAGATTTCCATAAGAAGGGTTGTACTCCGCGAGTGCCTGACCTTCTATTTTATAAACCAAATAAACTCTATCAACTTCTAGGGCAATCGACATAGGGATCCTTGTAGAATTACCATCTATATCTTCTATAGATAAGGTTGGTTTTTCCCTTAGATTGTAATTAAGATTACCAATTAGCCTATCGAGTGATATGCCTTCTATTTTTACTTTTTCTAGGCCATTGTTAACATAAACATTAGTTCTATCACTTCCAAGAGCTTTTAGATCTTTGATGGAATATGACTTTAGTTCATCGCCATTTCCTTTTATTATGACAATGTCTTTATCGTATTTGGCCATTGAAATATCATCTATCTTTGATTTAGCAAAGAAAATAATAATAAGTAAAAGAACAAATCCAATTAAAAATAATAGAATATTGTATTTATTCTTTTTTAGCTTTCTATTTAGATTTTTCATTATCGTCCGGTGGATCCAAATCCACCCTCACCTCTCTGGCTATCACTGAGATTATCAGATTCAACAATCTGGCATTTTAAATATGGTTGAATTATCAATTGAGCAAGTCTATCACCATTTTTGATTACTTGCTCATTATCACCATAATTATAGAAGAATATCATAAGTTCTCCCCTATAATCAGAGTCAATAACCCCGATAGTGTTAGCAAGCATTAGTTGCTTTTTTACGCCAGTAGATGATCTTGGATAGACAGCTCCAAAGTATCCTTCTGGAATTTCAACTTTTAGTCCAGTATGAATTTTTACAGTTTCTTTAGGTTTTATAACTATATCCTTATCAGTTTTACAATGCAGATCTAGACCTGCAGAGTGTTCTGTTCCGTAAGAAGGTAAGATTCCTTCGTTTATTATTTTTAATATATTGTTATTCATTTTACTCACTTCCTACTTTATAATATACCAATTTTAGATAGATATTACAATTGCAAGTATAATAGTATAAAAGGAGATAATATGGACAAAATTAAACAAAGATTTATAAAATATGTATCTTTTGATACAAAAAGTGACGAAGAAAAAGGACAACTAAGAAAACCGTCTACAGATGGTCAATTAGTTCTGGCAAAAGAGCTAAAAAAAGAACTTGAGGAATTAGGTTTAGAAGCAGAAATCAATGAAGAAGGATTTGTTTTTTCCTCAATCAAATCTAATTCTTCAAAAGACTTGCCTAAGGTTGGATTTCTCGCTCATATGGATACTTCACCAGAAATGTATGGTAAGATAGATGATCCACAGATAATTGAGTACAAGGGTGGAGATATAAAACTAAATGATAAGAGATCAATTAAAGTTGAAGACTTTCCACACTTAAATAACCTAATCGGAACAACAATTATAACTACACGTGGAGAGTCTCTTTTAGGTGCTGATGATAAAGCTGGAATAGCTGCTATTATGGATGCAGTAGAATTTATCGTGAATAACCCTGATTTTGAACATGGAGATATAAAAATAGCATTTACTCCTGATGAAGAAATTGGTACAGGATGCGATACATTCGATGTTAAGAAATTTGATGCAGATTTTGCTTATACATTGGATGGTGGTATTCTTGGTGAATTAGAATATGAATCATTCAATGCTGCCAGTGCTAAGGTTACAGTGTCTGGTAAGTCTATACATCCTGGATCTGCTAAAAACACTATGATTAACTCTATAAGCCTTGCAAATGAATTTGATAGCTTATTAGGTCAAGTTAGAAGACCAGAGCATACAGAAGGATATGAAGGATTTTTTCACTTGTTAAGCATAAATGGTGATATTGAAACTACAAAGATGGATTATATTATTCGTGACCATGACAAAGCTATATTTGAAAAAATGAAAGAAGAGATCCTAGCTAATGCTGATTATATGAATAATAAATACGGAAAAGTTATAGATATAAAATTAAATGACAGCTATTACAACATGGGAGATGTGATAAAAGACCATATGTATATTGTAGAATATGCTAAAAAAGCTATGGAGAACCTAGATATTAAACCTCTAGTTCATCCTATAAGAGGTGGTACTGACGGTTCAAAACTCTCATTTATGGGACTACCTTGTCCTAATATTTTTACAGGTGGTATGAATTTCCATGGTGTTTATGAATTAATTCCACTTGAACATATGAAAAAAGCAAGTGATACAATTATAGAAATAATCAGACTTGTTACAGAAAGTAAATAGACTTATATTGTAAAAATGAAGATTTTGTGTTATCATAAAGGTATAAGAACGATAAATTTCAAAAAGGAGAAGTTATGGCAGATCAAAAAATTACAAATGATAATCAATACAGAGGAAACGATGAACTTGATAAAAAAGTAAGAGAAGAAAATAAAGAAACTGGTGGAGAATCTCTAGATCAAAAATTAAGTCCTGATCAAGAAAATCTTAGATCTATAAGTGATGAAGCTGATGAAAACTCTAATGTCGGAGCAGAAGCTAGAAGAACTAGAGCAGATTTTTCAGAAAACCCATCTGAAGACTAATAAAATAAACAAAGGCATCCATATTGGATGCCTCAGACTGTAGACAAAGTAGATGAAAAAGAAAACTTCATCTACTTTTTCTATGCGATAAATGCTTAAATCAAGCCATCTTCGGGTATAAGTATACTAAAGATGGAGGAAGTTATGCTATACAAAAATGAAAAAAATAACACCGAACAAGTTCAAATGGTATCAGTAGAACAATTGGTCCCAAAAGATCACATATTAAGAAAAATAGACAAATACATAGACTTCAACTTCATATACGATCTAGTAGAAGATAAATACTCACAAACAACAGGAAGACCAAGTATAGACCCAGTAGTATTAATAAAGCTTGTAATCCTACAATACTTCTTCAACATAAACAGCATGAGGCAAACAATAAGAGAAGTAGAAGTAAACATAGCCTATCGATGGTTTTTAGGTCTAGACTTCTACGATAAAGTTCCACACTTCTCAACCTTCGGGAAAAACTATGAAAGAAGATTTAAAAACACAGACATATTCAATCAAATATTCGAAAACATCCTAGACCAAGCAATGAGCTATGGATTCGTAGACACAAAAATACAATTTGTAGACTCAACCCATGTAAAAGCCCACGCCAACAGACATAAAAGTCAAAAAGTAAAAATAAAGAAAAAAGTAAAATCCTATCAAAGAAAACTAGAAAAAGAAGTAAATGAAGACAGAAACAAAAATGGAAAAGATGACTATGATTACCCAGATGGTGAAATATTAGAAGAAAAAGAAATAAGTCAATCAACAACAGATCCAGAAAGTGGACTATTCCATAAAGGAAACCACAAAGAAGTATACGCATACTCAATCCAAACATCATGTGATAAAAATGGATGGATCTTAGGATACAAAGCCTATCCAGGAAACCTACACGACTCAACAACCTTCCCATCATTCTTCAAAGAAAAATTAGAAAAATACAAGTCAGAAAAGATAGTAATGGATGCAGGATACAAAATACCAGCAATAGCAAAAGAACTAATAGAAAAAGGAATAATGCCAGTCTTACCATATACAAAACCAAAAGGAAGAAGAAACGATAAAGAATCTTTCTATCCAAAAGAATATAAATATGACGAAACGAACGACTGCTACATATGCCCAGAAAACAAAATACTCCTGTACTCAACAACAAAACGAGAAGGCTACAGAATATATAAAAGCAAGAAAAGCTTATGTGAAGACTGCCCATCTTTAAGCAAATGTACAAAAAGTAAAAGCAAGGTAAAAGTAATAATAAGGCATATATGGCAAGGATACATAGACTATTGTGAATGGTACAGACTAACCAAAGCAGGAAAAGCAGAATATAAGCAAAGAAAAGAAACAATAGAAAGACAATTCGGAAGTGCTAAAGAATACCATAGTTTTAGATATACCAATATGATAGGAAAGGAAAAAATGAGTATGAAAGCGGCACTAACTTTTGCGTGCCTAAATATAAAAAAATTAGCAAAATTACTGGATAGATTAGACGGAGATGGAGGTAATTTTCCTCTGTTTACTAAAGAATTTACGTTATTATTTGAAAAATTAATATATTTTAAAATAAATATAGAAAAAGCTCCAACACTCCCAATTTATTAGTGGGTTTGTCGACGCTCTGAGGCATCCATATTGGATGCCTTTTAAAGTCTCTAATTTTCATTTGACTCTATAGCTTTTCTGAGTATATCTCCTTCTTCTAGAGGATAATCAATTTTCATAGAAATTATTTGCTTTGGTTTATTTGCAACTTCTATTTCATTACCTTTTTCATCTTCCATAAACTCAACTGTATAATTGTAGAAGTCTTTTGAATTTCCAAAAATTTCTATCTCATCACCTTTAAAAAATCTATTTCTTTGCTCTATCTTAGCTATTTTGCTCTCTTTGTCGTATTCTTTTACAATTCCAATAAAATCATAGTTTCTTATATAAGATGAAGAGCCATAAATTTGATCATTTTCATCAGGCTTATTGTAGAAAAATCCTTTTGTAAAATATCTGTGACTAGCCTTGTTAATTTCATCAAAATATTTTTCTGCTAAGTCCTCAGAAAAATTGCCTTCATAATAGGCATCAATGACTTGCCTATAAGATCTTATGACAGTAGCTACATAAAATGGAGTTTTCATTCTACCTTCTATCTTAAAGCTATCTATCCCTATCTCTATAAGCTTATCAATCTCATCTATTAAACAGAGATCTTTGGAATTCATTATAAATGTACCGCCATTACCATCTTCTTCTATAGGAAAGTATTCCCCAGGTCTAGTTTCTTCCTGAAGAGAGTATTTCCATCTACATGGTTGGGCACAGTCTCCCCTATTTGCATCCCTTCCAGTCATGTATGAAGATAATAGACATCTACCGGAATAGGATATACACATAGCACCATGAACAAAACATTCTATTTCCAAGTCTTCTGGTGTATTTTTTCTTATAGTTTCAATTTCTTTAAGAGATAATTCCCTTGCAAGAATTACCCTTTTTGCTCCCATTTCGTACCAGAAATTTACAGTTGCAGAGTTTGTTACAGAAGCTTGGGTTGAAATATGAAGGTCAATGTCAGTGTGTTTCTTAGCTAGGGAAAATATACCTGGGTCTGATATGATTAGGGCATCTACATTTAACTTATTAAGATTTTCTAAATACTCTACAATACCGGTCATATCTGCATCATGAGGCATTATATTCATTGTGACATTTATTTTGACATTCCTATCATGTGCATATTGGACCGCTTCTTTTAGCGACTCATTATCAAAGTTTTTGGCATTGGCCCTAAGACCAAAACTATCCCCTGCCAAATATACTGCATCAGCCCCAAATTTAATAGCTGTTTTAAGTTTCTCAAAATCGCCAGCTGGGGCTAATAGTTCTACTTTTCTATCTTTCATCATCTCTCCTAACACTTATGGTAAGTCCATCGCCTATTGGTATAACAGATGTCTGAAAATCTTCATTGTCCGTTACATAGGCTAGAAAATTTCTAAGTCTTTTAACTAAGGTGTTTTTTCTTTTTTCAACTAGGTCATCATTACAGACTTCTCCTCTAAAAAGTACATTGTCTGCTATGATAATACCTCCCTTATTTAATAAATTGCTTGTTATTTTAAAATAATCTAGGTATCTAGATTTATTAGCATCAATAAAGACAAAATCAAAGCCTTGATTTATATTTTTCAAGGCTTTCATTGCATCATCATTAATAAGATTTATATTTGCTTTGTATTTCTTAAAGTTATTTCTTGCTATTTCCGCACTACTAGGGTCTAGTTCAATAGTTGTTATATTTGCACCTGTGTATTTTTCAAAACATAAGGCTGAGTAACCAATAGCAGTGCCAATCTCCAAGATATTTTTTGGTTTAGATATCTTCAGTATACTTATAAGCAATTCTTTTGTTTGATTATTCATAATAGGATAATTATTTATCCTAGCATATTCTCTTAGATCTAAAAAGTCATCATCTAATAACAAGTTTTCTATAAAAAGCGAGGTGTGATTATAATTAATACTTCCCATTTTCTATCTCTGATATAACTGGCAGTATCATTGGATCTCTACCTAGTTCATTATAAATGTATGATTTTAGGTCTTCTCTGATTTGATATTTTATTTGGCTTAGTGCCTTAATATCTTGTTTCTGACATTTGTTTATAGATCTTAGGACGACATCCTTTGCATTTTCGATTATATCCTGGTTCTCTTTTACATAAACAAAACCTCTAGAAACTATTTCTGGACCAGCAAGTAATTCTTGTGTATGTCTATCAAAGGTTATAGAAACAACCATCAACCCATCTTCAGATAAATGTTTCCTATCTTTTAGTACAATATTTCCAACATCTCCAATACCAGAACCATCTACTAAAACATTTCCTGCTTGGACCTTACCTTTAACACCAGCAGATTTTTTTGTAAATTCTATAACATCACCATTTTCACAAATCAAAATATTTTCTTTAGGTTGGCCCATATCTACAGCAATATCAGCGTGTTTTTGCAATTGCCTGATCTCGCCATGGGCTGGAACAAGATACTTTGGTGTGACTAACTGATACATGAGTTTTATTTCTTCTTGGCAAGCGTGTCCAGAAGCATGGACCTTCTCAAGGGAAGAATAAATTATTTTACAACCTATTTTAGTCAAGTTATTTATTGTTGTATTTATAGCCATCTCATTTCCAGGTATTGCAGAAGATGATAAAATGACCATATCTGTTTCATTAAGGCTGATTTGTTTATGTTCTCTATTTGCCATTCTGGTAAGGGCACTTAGAGGTTCACCTTGGGTACCGGTTGATAGGATAACCAATTCATCATCAGCATATTTTTTTATTGCTTTCATGTCAATCAGGGTGTTCTTTTTAATTTTTAGATACCCTAATTCATTTGCAATTCTTACATTATTAAGCATTGACCTACCAGATAGTGCAACTTTTCTATTATATTTTTCTGCAGCATATATTATTTGTTGGACTCTGTGTAGGTTTGATGCGAAAGTAGCGACAATTATCCTTGATTTTGCTTGACCGAATATTTTTATAAAAGTTTCGCCAACTACTTTTTCACTTAAAGAAAATCCTTCTCTCTCAACGTTTGTAGAGTCTGCATACAAAGCCAAAACTCCTTTTTTACCAAGCTCTGCAAGTCTTTGTATATCTGTTGGATCGTTATCAATTGGTGTAAAATCCATTTTGAAGTCACCAGTAAATATTATTGTGCCAACAGGTGAAGTTACAGCTATCGCACAAGCATCTGGTATAGAATGGCTAACTCTTATAAATTCTACGGTTAAAGATCCAGCTTTAACTGTATTATTAACATTAACCATTTTAATCTTATTTGGATTTAGACCATGCTCTTTAAACTTATTTTCTATCAAACCTTTTGTAAGTTTTGAACAGTAAACATTTGTATCCACATTTTTCAAGAAATAAGGTATTGCACCAACATGGTCTTCATGACCATGGGTTACAAAAATACCTCTTAGATTTTTTTTCTTTTCTTCTACATAAGTAAAATCTGGGATAACAATATCTACACCAAGCATCTCTTCATCAGGAAATGTTAGGCCGCAGTCTATCATTATCATATCATTGCCATATTCCACTAGGGCACAGTTTTTACCTACTTCATGCAATCCCCCTATGGGAATTAGCCTCATCTTTTTTTCATTTGTCATTATTACTCCTCATTATTTTGACAATCAGAACAGATTCCATAAATCCTTAAAGAATAATAATTTAGATCAAAATCATATTGATTTTTTAGTGATTCTTTCACCTTATCAACTGATAAAAATTCGTCTTCTAATATTTTTCCACACTTAGTGCAAATTATATGATCGTGATGATCACTTTCAGGATCTATCAATTCATAAGTATAAGCTTGATCGGTAAACTCTTGTTTATTTACTATTCCAAGTTCTTCGAATATATTTAAAGTCCTATAAATAGTTGCTATACCAACTTGCTTATGATCTTGATGAACTATAGAAAATAGCTCTTCAGGTGTTAAATGTTTTTGTGGTGAGTTTTTTAATACTTTAAATATGAGCTCCCTTTGCTTGGTGAATTTTTGATTATTTTGTTCAAAAATTTTTCTTATTTCTTCAATCTTCATTATTCTCTCTCTTCATATCTTCGTAAAACTCAATTATTTCATTTAATTCGTTTTGATCTTCTATTGATTTAAAAATTAAGCTATCATCTTCATTTATGACTTCAACTATTAAAATCATATCATCATCAGGCTCTTGTAGAGCTGCATAATTTTTATCATCTATTCCGAATGTATCTATTATATTAAATTCGACCTCATTATTATTTTCATCTAGTAAAAAGATACTATCCATTAGTTCTCCTGTCCAAATAGCTTTGTAAAATAAAGCTTGCAGCAATCTTATCTATATATTTTTTTCTATTTTCACGCCTTACAGACATCTCAATTAGTACAGATTCAGATTCTATTGTTGTCAGTCTTTCGTCTTGGTATATTATTTCATTAGAGATTCTCTTTTTAAGTAAATCAACAAAACTCATTACCTTCATAGCTTGAGGTCCTATTGTATTGTTCATATTTTTTGGTAAACCCACTATTATTGTTGAGATCTCTTTCTCCTCGATAATATCTATTATCCTATCTATATCTTTGCTAGCTTTGACCCTTTTTATTGTTTCAAGAGGTTGGGCGGTCAAAAACATAGGGTCGCTTATTGCGACTCCTATTGTTTTATCACCAACATCAAGGCCCATTAATCTAGTCATTAATATATTCTTTTAGTAATTCTTCGATTATTTTATCCCTATCTACTGCTCTAATAAGCTTTCTAGCATTGTTATGAGCGGTTATATAAGTTGGATCACCAGATAATAGGTAGCCTACTATTTGTGAACTTGGTTTATATCCTTTTTCTTCTAATGCTTTGTATACTGTTGTCAAGATTTCCCTAATATCATCTTTCTCTAAATCTTCTCTTTTAAAAAGCATAGTTTCATTAAGCTTATTGTTATCAGTCATTGTTACTCCTTAATCAATTCATAGGCTTTTTCCAAAGCTTTGTCTAATAGAGTTATATCAGAACCCCCAGCTTGAGCGAAGTTCTTTCTTCCTCCTCCATTACCACCGGTAATTTGAGCGATCTCTCTTACAATTTTTCCAGCATTATATCTATCAGTTAAATTATCATCAACAGATACTGTAAAGGTGATTTTATCTCCAACGCTGGCAAATACAATTATTAAATTATCATATTGATTTTTAAATCTGTTTTCTAGATCTCTAAGTTCATCCATACTTATATTTTCAAATTTTGATATAAGTAGATTTACTCCATTTATATTTTTGACTTTATCATTTAATTCTTTGTATATATCCTTGTTAGATTGCGATTTTAGTCTCTTTATTTCCAATTCTTTTCTTGATAAATCATCATTGACAGACTTGATCTTAGAATAGATATTATTAACTGTTGTATCTAAGTTTTTGGCTATTTTCTCTATCTTATCTTCTTCTTTTAAAAGGTAGTTATAAACTTGTTTACCAGTGATAGCTTCTATTCTTCTGATACCAGCTGCAGCTGATGATTCACTTATAATTTTAAATATAAGAATTTCAGCTGTATTGTTTACGTGGCAACCACCACATAGTTCTTTAGAATAATCCCCCATAGATACAACTCTAACAATATCTTTGTATTTATCTTCGAATAGTCCTATGGCACCTATTTCCTCGGATTTTTTATAATCCATATACTCTTTTTTGACAACTTCTTGCTCTCTAATCTTTTGATTTACAATTTTTTCTACTTTTCTTAATTGATCTTTACTTACTGGTTTATTATAAGAAAAGTCAAATCTTAATTTATCTTGATCAACTAGGGATCCAGCTTGTTTGATGTCTGTACCTAGTACATCTTTTAAGGCTTGGTCTAGGAGGTGAGTTGCTGAATGGTTTCTTTGGATATCTAATCTTCTTTCAATGTCAATTGATAATTCAGCCTCATCTCCAACGCTTATTTCTCCTTCTTCAACTTTTACGTAGTGAAGGATGATATCATTCTTCTTCTGTACATCTAATACTCTTAAAGAGGCTTTATCTGTCTTAATATATCCTGTATCTGCAACTTGTCCGCCGCCTTCTGGATAGAATGAAGTCTTATTAGTTATTACTATACCTTCATCACCTTGATTTATCGATTGAGTTTGTTCGCTATCTTTAAAAATAGCTAGAATCAATCCGTCTACAATGAAATTATCATAGCCTTCAAATATTGTTTTTTCAATATTATCGGTGATAATATTGTCATGGTTGTGAGTGATGTCTGTTTTTCTGGCACTTCTTGCAAGATTTCTTTGTTTTTCCATTTCTTCTTCAAAGGTATTTTCGTCAAGGCTAAGTCCTTTTTCTTCTAAGATTTCCTTTGTAAGGTCAAGTGGGAATCCATAGGTATCATAAAGTTTGAAAGCTTCGCTTCCATCTAGAATGTTTAGCTTCTCTTTATCTAATTTTTGGATAAGATCATCGAGAATATATAAACCTTGATCTATAGTTTTTTGGAATCTTTCTTCCTCATCACTTATAATTTGATGAATTCTATCTTTATTTGTTATAAGTTCATCGTATTCACTTTTATAGGTATTTATAACAGCATCTACTACTTTATTTAGGAAAGGACCTTGTATTCCTAATAATTTTCCATGCCTATATGCTCTTCTAATAAGTCTTCTTAGGACATAACCACGTTTTTCATTAGATGGTACAACCCCATCAGATACTAGGAATGTCATAGCTTTTGCGTGGTCAGCAATAACTCTTATAGATACATCATCTCTTTTATCGATTTTATATTTTTTATTAGCTAATTTTTCTATTTCTGAGATTATTTCAGTCATCACATCAATTTCAAAGATATTATCCTTACCTTGGAGAACCATAGCTATTCTTTCTAGTCCCATTCCTGTATCTATGTTTGGATGAGATAAATCAGAATAGTTTCCATTGTTATCTTTGTTAAATTGTGTGAAAACCAAGTTCCAAACTTCCATGAATCTGTCAGAATCATCATTGCCAGGTTGGTTATCATTTTCATCAATGGCTCTTTCTTTGCCCCTATCGACAAATATTTCTGAACAAGGACCACATGGGCCAACTTCTAGTTCCCAAAAATTATCTTCTTTTCCTTGTTTTAGAATCCTTTCTTTTGGGAGACCTATATGATTATGCCAAATATCAAAAGCTTCATCATCTTCATAGAAAACTGTGACCCATAAATCATCTTTACTTATTTCTAGTCTATCTGTAAGGAATTCATAAGCCCAACTTATAGCTTCTTTCTTAAAATAATCTCCAAAAGAGAAATTGCCTAGCATTTCGAAAAAAGTTCCATGACGCTCTGTCTTACCTACTCTTTCGATATCACCAGTTCTAACACATCTTTGTGATGATGTTGCCCTGTTATTTTTCATTTTCTTTTCGCCAGTAAAATATTTTTTGAGTGGTGCCATACCTGCATTTATCAATAATAGGCTGTCATCATCAATTGGTGTTAAAGGAAATGATTTCAAAACTGTATGATTTTTTTCATTTCCAAAAAATTCTAGATAGCTTTTTCTAAGCTCATTCATTCCTAAATTTTTCATTAAATCTCCTTAAATTTCGTGATTTACAATATTCTCTAAAGTTATGGAATCTACTGCAGAATTTATAAGATCATCAAGTTTGCTAAAAATGTCATAGGCATCACACTTGTCATTACAGTCTACCTTGCCACTGACACATTCGCTCATGGTAAGATCACCTTCTAAGCTCCTTAAAACTTGACCTATAGATATTTCACTAAGATCTTTTTTTATCTTGTATCCACCTTTAGGACCACGGCTTGATTTAATCAAGTCATCATTTTTTAACATTCTTACTAATTGTTCCAAATAATTTTCTGATAAATTTAAATTTTCGCTTATTTCAGAGACAGGTACATAGCCTTGATCTTGATGGTCGGCTATATAGCATATGGCTCTTAGTCCATATCTGCCTCTTGTTGA
This window of the Anaerococcus mediterraneensis genome carries:
- the ruvX gene encoding Holliday junction resolvase RuvX, which gives rise to MTRLMGLDVGDKTIGVAISDPMFLTAQPLETIKRVKASKDIDRIIDIIEEKEISTIIVGLPKNMNNTIGPQAMKVMSFVDLLKKRISNEIIYQDERLTTIESESVLIEMSVRRENRKKYIDKIAASFILQSYLDRRTNG
- a CDS encoding IreB family regulatory phosphoprotein — its product is MTDNNKLNETMLFKREDLEKDDIREILTTVYKALEEKGYKPSSQIVGYLLSGDPTYITAHNNARKLIRAVDRDKIIEELLKEYIND
- the alaS gene encoding alanine--tRNA ligase, which encodes MKNLGMNELRKSYLEFFGNEKNHTVLKSFPLTPIDDDSLLLINAGMAPLKKYFTGEKKMKNNRATSSQRCVRTGDIERVGKTERHGTFFEMLGNFSFGDYFKKEAISWAYEFLTDRLEISKDDLWVTVFYEDDEAFDIWHNHIGLPKERILKQGKEDNFWELEVGPCGPCSEIFVDRGKERAIDENDNQPGNDDSDRFMEVWNLVFTQFNKDNNGNYSDLSHPNIDTGMGLERIAMVLQGKDNIFEIDVMTEIISEIEKLANKKYKIDKRDDVSIRVIADHAKAMTFLVSDGVVPSNEKRGYVLRRLIRRAYRHGKLLGIQGPFLNKVVDAVINTYKSEYDELITNKDRIHQIISDEEERFQKTIDQGLYILDDLIQKLDKEKLNILDGSEAFKLYDTYGFPLDLTKEILEEKGLSLDENTFEEEMEKQRNLARSARKTDITHNHDNIITDNIEKTIFEGYDNFIVDGLILAIFKDSEQTQSINQGDEGIVITNKTSFYPEGGGQVADTGYIKTDKASLRVLDVQKKNDIILHYVKVEEGEISVGDEAELSIDIERRLDIQRNHSATHLLDQALKDVLGTDIKQAGSLVDQDKLRFDFSYNKPVSKDQLRKVEKIVNQKIREQEVVKKEYMDYKKSEEIGAIGLFEDKYKDIVRVVSMGDYSKELCGGCHVNNTAEILIFKIISESSAAAGIRRIEAITGKQVYNYLLKEEDKIEKIAKNLDTTVNNIYSKIKSVNDDLSRKELEIKRLKSQSNKDIYKELNDKVKNINGVNLLISKFENISMDELRDLENRFKNQYDNLIIVFASVGDKITFTVSVDDNLTDRYNAGKIVREIAQITGGNGGGRKNFAQAGGSDITLLDKALEKAYELIKE
- a CDS encoding Rrf2 family transcriptional regulator produces the protein MKLSTRGRYGLRAICYIADHQDQGYVPVSEISENLNLSENYLEQLVRMLKNDDLIKSSRGPKGGYKIKKDLSEISIGQVLRSLEGDLTMSECVSGKVDCNDKCDAYDIFSKLDDLINSAVDSITLENIVNHEI